From one Thalassobaculum sp. OXR-137 genomic stretch:
- a CDS encoding NAD-dependent epimerase/dehydratase family protein yields MRILMTGASGFIGSAVARDLLSAGHQVFALARSETAEAKITALGADPIRGAMDDAPAWLPPAAEVDAVVHTAATFGPDMAAQEAAFLLALSEWSAAWTRARGARLPAVYTGGCWLYGAVGDRTAVEGAPFDPLPAFAFMVEHRSRLLAEPGLDVRIVHPAMVWDDGAGVIGGFFEAAWDGKAPQVIGPPETRWPLVHRDDLARLYRLVLERGAAGTDYHGVAEAGVPVGEIAEAVSARCRAPAPIHRPVEQAMSELGDWAAGYALDQTMGAPHTRRALGWRPVQSNVIESILYG; encoded by the coding sequence ATGCGTATCCTGATGACGGGCGCTTCCGGGTTCATCGGCTCGGCGGTTGCGCGGGACCTGCTGTCCGCTGGGCACCAAGTTTTCGCCCTGGCGCGCAGCGAAACGGCTGAAGCCAAGATCACCGCGCTGGGCGCCGATCCAATCCGGGGCGCGATGGACGACGCGCCGGCCTGGCTTCCGCCGGCGGCGGAGGTCGATGCGGTGGTGCATACGGCGGCGACCTTCGGGCCGGACATGGCGGCGCAGGAGGCGGCGTTCCTGCTGGCATTGAGCGAGTGGTCGGCGGCATGGACGCGGGCGCGGGGCGCACGACTGCCGGCGGTCTATACCGGCGGGTGCTGGCTGTACGGTGCCGTCGGGGACCGCACGGCCGTGGAGGGGGCGCCTTTCGACCCGCTCCCGGCCTTCGCCTTCATGGTCGAGCACCGAAGCCGCCTTCTGGCCGAACCGGGTCTCGATGTGAGGATCGTGCATCCGGCGATGGTCTGGGACGACGGCGCCGGGGTGATCGGCGGGTTCTTCGAGGCGGCCTGGGACGGGAAGGCGCCGCAGGTGATCGGGCCGCCCGAGACCCGCTGGCCCCTGGTCCATCGCGACGATCTGGCCCGGCTGTATCGGCTTGTGCTGGAACGCGGGGCCGCCGGCACCGATTATCACGGCGTCGCGGAGGCCGGCGTGCCGGTCGGCGAGATCGCCGAAGCGGTATCGGCGCGATGCCGGGCTCCGGCCCCGATCCATCGTCCCGTCGAGCAGGCCATGTCCGAGCTGGGCGACTGGGCGGCCGGTTATGCCCTTGACCAGACGATGGGCGCGCCGCACACCCGTCGGGCGCTCGGATGGCGTCCCGTCCAATCCAATGTCATCGAATCGATTCTGTATGGCTGA
- a CDS encoding DMT family transporter — protein MADTSTARLEALKGHAAMLLFATLISGSFTLGHLTAPHIDPGALTALRFALAAAVMTGAILAGRKGEWRLMVTAPWRFLLLGVLLGSYFVLMFEALRLTDPVSLAAVFTMTPLMTALFAFVILRQGIGPLVGGSLLLAASGAVWVVFRGDVDAMLAFDIGAGELIFLGACVCHALYIPLITVLNRGESGKLFTLWTVLGGFLVVGIYAFPAILRTDWTALPPIVWVTALYISVFASAITFFLMRYGALRLPAAKVMAYGYLIPTVVIVLEGLSGHGWVQPPVLLGVAATVLALLMLVLNRDPAR, from the coding sequence ATGGCTGACACCTCCACCGCCCGCCTCGAAGCCCTCAAGGGCCATGCGGCGATGCTGCTGTTCGCCACGCTCATCAGCGGGTCGTTCACCCTGGGGCATCTGACCGCGCCGCATATCGATCCCGGGGCGCTGACCGCCCTGCGCTTCGCCTTGGCGGCGGCCGTCATGACCGGCGCGATCCTCGCAGGCCGCAAGGGCGAGTGGCGGCTGATGGTCACCGCACCCTGGCGCTTCCTGCTGCTGGGCGTGCTGCTCGGCTCCTATTTCGTGCTGATGTTCGAGGCGCTGCGGCTGACCGATCCGGTGAGCCTCGCCGCGGTCTTCACCATGACCCCGCTGATGACCGCGCTGTTCGCCTTCGTCATCCTGCGCCAGGGCATCGGTCCGCTGGTCGGCGGCAGCCTGCTGCTGGCGGCGAGCGGGGCGGTGTGGGTGGTGTTCCGCGGCGACGTCGACGCCATGCTCGCCTTCGATATCGGCGCGGGCGAACTGATCTTCCTCGGCGCCTGCGTATGCCACGCCCTGTACATCCCGCTGATCACCGTCCTGAACCGGGGGGAGAGCGGCAAGCTGTTTACCCTGTGGACCGTGCTCGGCGGGTTCCTGGTCGTCGGCATTTACGCCTTCCCGGCGATCCTGCGCACCGACTGGACGGCGCTGCCGCCGATCGTCTGGGTGACGGCGCTGTACATCTCGGTCTTTGCCTCGGCGATCACCTTCTTCCTGATGCGCTACGGGGCGTTGCGCCTGCCGGCGGCCAAGGTGATGGCCTATGGCTATCTCATTCCCACTGTGGTGATCGTGCTGGAAGGGCTGAGCGGCCACGGCTGGGTGCAGCCGCCGGTGCTGCTCGGCGTGGCGGCCACGGTGCTGGCGCTGCTGATGCTCGTCCTGAACCGCGACCCCGCGCGGTAG
- a CDS encoding M20 family metallopeptidase: MKTLTTDALLDAVKQWVEIESPTQDAAAVNRVADLAESQLRAIGAAIERVPGTDGFADILIGRIPGETNGEGILLLGHMDTVHPVGTMAGPLPWRVEDDRVYGPGIYDMKGGNVMALQALTHLHDTGRRPKLPVTVMFIPDEEMGSPSSRARIEAEARRHRLALVVEPSGDGGRITVARHGIARYYLKTTGVPAHAGAYHWKGRSAIREMAHQVTAVEAMTDYDRYITLNVGTISGGTHENLVPIECRACVYAMVGTVESEAEVREKLMALTPVDPDVRLEVTPGLFRPPYAKSPEIQALYDHACALAREIGFEIPGERIAGGGSDGNFTGALGLPTLDGLGVVGDGPHTHHEHLLKSCLVPRTTLLARLFETLD; encoded by the coding sequence ATGAAGACGCTGACCACCGACGCCCTCCTCGACGCCGTCAAGCAATGGGTGGAGATCGAGAGCCCGACCCAGGACGCGGCCGCCGTGAACCGGGTGGCCGACCTGGCCGAGAGCCAGCTCCGGGCGATCGGTGCCGCCATCGAGCGGGTTCCGGGGACCGACGGGTTCGCGGACATCCTGATCGGCCGGATCCCCGGCGAGACAAATGGAGAGGGCATCCTGCTTCTGGGCCACATGGACACCGTGCATCCGGTCGGCACCATGGCCGGGCCGCTGCCCTGGCGGGTCGAGGACGACCGGGTCTACGGCCCCGGCATCTACGACATGAAGGGCGGCAACGTGATGGCGCTGCAGGCCCTGACCCATCTGCACGATACCGGCCGCCGCCCGAAGCTGCCGGTCACCGTCATGTTCATCCCGGACGAGGAGATGGGCAGCCCGAGCTCGCGCGCCCGCATCGAGGCCGAGGCGCGCCGGCACCGGCTGGCGCTGGTGGTCGAGCCGTCCGGCGACGGCGGCCGCATCACCGTCGCCCGCCACGGCATCGCCCGCTACTACCTGAAGACCACTGGCGTGCCGGCCCATGCCGGCGCGTATCACTGGAAGGGCCGCAGCGCGATCCGCGAGATGGCCCATCAGGTCACCGCGGTCGAGGCGATGACCGACTACGACCGCTACATCACCCTGAACGTCGGCACGATTTCCGGCGGCACCCACGAGAACCTGGTGCCGATCGAGTGCCGCGCCTGCGTCTACGCGATGGTCGGAACGGTCGAGAGCGAGGCCGAGGTCCGCGAGAAGCTGATGGCGCTGACGCCGGTCGATCCGGACGTCCGGCTCGAGGTCACGCCCGGCCTCTTCCGCCCGCCCTACGCCAAGAGCCCCGAGATCCAGGCGCTGTACGACCATGCCTGCGCCCTGGCCCGCGAGATCGGCTTCGAGATCCCGGGCGAGCGCATCGCCGGCGGCGGCAGCGACGGCAACTTCACTGGCGCCCTCGGCCTGCCGACCCTGGACGGTCTGGGTGTGGTCGGCGACGGCCCGCACACCCACCATGAGCACCTGCTGAAATCGTGCCTGGTACCGCGCACCACGCTGCTGGCCCGGCTGTTCGAAACCCTGGACTAA
- a CDS encoding phytanoyl-CoA dioxygenase family protein, producing the protein MSLDPPHAVPPTLRVLENVLPPQTIEILNGLNAWALGDRPAQSAGLAGRKSEKTLRDMIAEGTIGHPRGLFALFKGTEIEAVWHEVLGPDIALCLSSTIMRDFNPVNRPTPARWHYDAFLLGMSTPMLNTWVPLNDVGVTAPGMTMCRIPHWPHDYWQRAVEIADENGMIPATRQEEVKYSNDEILALAEKEPESPIFDTVLNAGDVIVFDHQHIHGTQHSLVNAGRRRSLEIRVVSLKSALHLRDVGNPHMFIPFE; encoded by the coding sequence ATGTCCCTGGACCCTCCCCACGCCGTTCCGCCGACGCTCCGCGTCCTTGAGAATGTCTTGCCGCCGCAGACCATCGAGATTTTGAACGGACTCAATGCCTGGGCCCTCGGAGACCGCCCGGCGCAATCCGCGGGTCTTGCCGGTCGGAAATCGGAGAAGACGCTTCGAGACATGATCGCCGAGGGCACGATCGGCCATCCAAGGGGTCTGTTCGCGCTGTTCAAGGGCACTGAAATCGAAGCCGTCTGGCATGAGGTTTTGGGGCCGGATATCGCGTTGTGTCTCAGTTCCACGATCATGCGCGACTTCAATCCTGTGAATCGGCCGACCCCGGCACGCTGGCACTACGATGCGTTCCTGCTGGGTATGTCGACGCCGATGCTGAATACCTGGGTGCCGCTGAACGATGTCGGCGTGACCGCACCGGGCATGACGATGTGTCGGATCCCCCATTGGCCGCATGACTATTGGCAACGCGCGGTCGAGATCGCGGACGAAAACGGCATGATCCCCGCCACGCGGCAGGAAGAGGTCAAATACAGCAACGATGAAATCCTGGCGCTCGCGGAAAAGGAGCCGGAGTCCCCGATCTTCGACACGGTTCTGAATGCCGGGGACGTGATCGTCTTCGACCACCAGCACATCCACGGGACACAGCACAGCCTGGTGAACGCTGGACGTCGCAGGTCGCTCGAAATCCGGGTCGTGTCACTGAAATCCGCGCTGCACCTCAGAGATGTCGGCAACCCGCATATGTTCATTCCGTTCGAATAG
- a CDS encoding TetR family transcriptional regulator C-terminal domain-containing protein, with protein sequence MARAAETRRRTRIQEEKEGRILSSALDIFAQNGFAGATLDEIAAGAGMSKPNLIYYFPGKEQIYRAVLGRTLETWLEPLMALDPAGEPLAEIRGYIRRKLEMSRARPQESRLFAGEILAGAPLIRDVLEGELKDLVDEKVAVIRAWIADGKLAPHDPYHLIFALWATTQHYADFDTQVQAVLGRETDESARYAGAERFMEEVILRGLRPE encoded by the coding sequence ATGGCCCGCGCCGCAGAGACCCGCCGCCGCACCCGCATCCAAGAAGAGAAGGAAGGCCGGATTCTGTCGTCCGCCCTGGACATCTTTGCCCAGAACGGCTTCGCCGGTGCGACCCTGGACGAGATCGCCGCCGGAGCGGGCATGTCGAAGCCCAACCTGATCTATTACTTCCCCGGCAAGGAGCAGATCTACCGCGCCGTGCTCGGCCGCACGCTGGAGACCTGGCTGGAACCGCTGATGGCCCTCGACCCGGCCGGGGAGCCGCTGGCCGAGATCCGCGGCTACATCCGCCGCAAGCTTGAGATGTCGCGCGCACGGCCACAGGAGTCGCGGCTGTTCGCCGGCGAGATCCTGGCCGGCGCACCGCTGATCCGCGACGTGCTGGAAGGCGAGTTGAAGGACCTGGTGGACGAGAAGGTGGCGGTGATCCGCGCGTGGATCGCCGACGGCAAGCTGGCGCCGCACGACCCCTATCACCTGATCTTCGCGCTCTGGGCCACGACCCAGCACTACGCCGATTTCGACACCCAGGTTCAGGCCGTGCTCGGCCGCGAAACCGACGAGTCGGCGCGCTACGCCGGCGCGGAGCGGTTCATGGAGGAGGTGATCCTGCGGGGGTTGCGGCCGGAGTGA
- a CDS encoding Zn-dependent hydrolase, protein MSAASNLRINGDRLWDSLMEMAKIGPGIAGGNNRQTLTDEDAEGRALFQKWCEAEGCTMGVDKAGNMFFRREGTDPDALPVYVGSHLDTQPTGGKYDGVLGVLGALEVVRSLNEAGVKTKHPIVVVNWTNEEGTRFAPAMMASGVFAGIHTLDWAYARTDRDGKSFGDELKRIGWVGDEEVGARKMKAFFELHIEQGPILEAEGKDIGVVTHGQGLTWLQFTITGKESHTGSTPMPMRVNAGLGMARITQLVDEIAWSHEPHAVGAIGHCEIYPNSRNIIPGRAVFTVDFRSPDKAIIEDMETRLKEGAQKICDEIGLTMEVEKVGGFDPVEFDEGCVTMIREAAERLGYSHRNLVSGAGHDACWINRVAPTAMVMCPCVDGLSHNEAEEISPDWARAGTDVLFQAVVEAAEIVA, encoded by the coding sequence ATGTCGGCGGCGAGCAACCTGCGGATCAACGGCGATCGGCTGTGGGACAGCCTGATGGAGATGGCGAAGATCGGCCCCGGCATCGCCGGCGGCAACAACCGCCAGACCCTTACCGACGAGGACGCCGAGGGCCGCGCCCTATTCCAGAAATGGTGCGAGGCCGAGGGCTGCACCATGGGCGTCGACAAGGCCGGCAACATGTTCTTCCGGCGCGAGGGCACCGATCCCGACGCGCTGCCGGTCTATGTCGGCAGCCACCTGGACACCCAACCGACCGGGGGCAAGTACGACGGCGTTCTCGGCGTGCTCGGCGCGCTGGAGGTCGTGCGCAGCCTGAACGAGGCCGGCGTGAAGACCAAGCACCCGATCGTCGTGGTCAACTGGACCAACGAGGAGGGCACCCGCTTCGCCCCGGCGATGATGGCCTCGGGCGTGTTCGCCGGCATTCACACGCTCGACTGGGCCTATGCCCGCACCGATCGAGACGGCAAGAGCTTCGGCGACGAGCTGAAGCGCATCGGCTGGGTCGGCGACGAGGAGGTCGGCGCCCGCAAGATGAAGGCCTTCTTCGAGCTGCATATCGAGCAGGGGCCGATCCTGGAGGCCGAGGGCAAGGATATCGGCGTCGTCACCCACGGCCAGGGGCTGACCTGGCTGCAGTTCACGATCACCGGCAAGGAGAGCCACACCGGCTCCACCCCGATGCCGATGCGGGTGAACGCGGGGCTCGGCATGGCGCGGATCACCCAGCTGGTGGATGAGATCGCCTGGAGCCACGAGCCGCACGCCGTGGGCGCCATCGGCCATTGCGAGATCTATCCGAATTCCCGGAACATCATTCCCGGCCGCGCCGTCTTCACCGTCGATTTCCGCTCCCCCGACAAGGCTATCATCGAGGATATGGAGACCCGCCTGAAGGAAGGCGCGCAGAAGATCTGCGACGAGATCGGCCTCACCATGGAAGTCGAGAAGGTCGGCGGCTTCGACCCCGTCGAGTTCGACGAAGGCTGCGTGACCATGATCCGCGAGGCCGCCGAGCGGCTCGGCTACAGCCACCGCAATCTGGTCTCCGGCGCCGGCCACGACGCCTGCTGGATCAACCGGGTGGCGCCGACCGCCATGGTCATGTGCCCCTGCGTCGACGGCTTGAGCCACAACGAGGCGGAAGAGATCTCTCCGGACTGGGCGCGGGCCGGCACTGACGTGCTGTTCCAGGCCGTGGTGGAAGCGGCGGAGATCGTCGCCTGA
- the hydA gene encoding dihydropyrimidinase, with protein sequence MASKVIKGGTVVTADLTFEADVLVEGGKITAVGPNLSGDEVLDAVGCYVMPGGIDPHTHMEMPFMGTYSADDFESGTRAGLSGGTTMVVDFCLPAPGQSLLEAMQAWDNKSSKACADYSFHMAITWWGEQVWKEMETVVDRGITTFKHFMAYKGALMIDDDEMYSSFQRCADLGAMPLVHAENGDVVAQLQAKLMAEGNTGPEAHAYSRPPEVEGEAANRAIMIADMAGVPLYIVHVSCEEAHEAIRRARQKGIRVFGEPLIQHLVLDESEYQHPDWDHAARRVMSPPFRSKLHQDGLWAGLAAGSLQVVATDHCAFTTEQKRYGVGDFTKIPNGTGGLEDRLPVLWTRGVNTGRLTMNEFVAVTSTNIAKILNMYPRKGAIREGSDADIVVWDPKRSKTISAGNQQSVIDYNVFEGIEVTGLPRFTLTRGEVAIVESEVKAKPGHGEFVKRPANPAPNRALSTWKEITAPRKVIRDPAKMPAGV encoded by the coding sequence ATGGCGAGCAAGGTGATCAAGGGCGGGACCGTCGTCACCGCCGATCTGACCTTCGAGGCGGATGTCCTGGTGGAGGGCGGCAAGATCACGGCCGTGGGCCCGAACCTGTCCGGCGACGAGGTGCTGGACGCGGTCGGCTGCTACGTGATGCCGGGCGGCATCGACCCCCACACCCATATGGAAATGCCCTTCATGGGCACCTATTCCGCCGACGATTTCGAGAGCGGCACCCGCGCCGGCCTCTCTGGTGGGACCACCATGGTGGTCGACTTCTGCCTACCGGCGCCGGGCCAGTCGCTGCTGGAGGCGATGCAGGCCTGGGACAACAAGTCGTCCAAGGCCTGCGCCGACTATTCCTTCCACATGGCCATCACCTGGTGGGGCGAGCAGGTCTGGAAGGAGATGGAAACGGTGGTCGATCGCGGCATCACCACCTTCAAGCACTTCATGGCCTATAAAGGCGCGCTGATGATCGACGACGACGAGATGTACTCGTCGTTCCAGCGCTGCGCCGATCTGGGGGCCATGCCCCTGGTCCATGCGGAGAACGGCGACGTGGTCGCCCAGCTCCAGGCCAAGCTGATGGCCGAGGGCAATACCGGGCCGGAGGCGCATGCCTATTCCCGCCCGCCGGAAGTGGAAGGCGAGGCGGCGAACCGCGCCATCATGATCGCCGACATGGCCGGTGTGCCGCTCTACATCGTTCATGTGTCCTGCGAGGAGGCCCACGAGGCGATCCGCCGGGCCCGGCAGAAGGGCATCCGCGTCTTCGGCGAGCCGCTGATCCAGCATCTGGTGCTGGACGAGAGCGAGTATCAGCACCCGGATTGGGACCATGCCGCCCGCCGGGTGATGTCGCCGCCGTTCCGCTCCAAGCTGCATCAGGACGGCCTGTGGGCCGGTCTTGCCGCCGGCAGCCTGCAGGTGGTCGCCACCGACCATTGCGCCTTCACCACCGAGCAGAAGCGCTACGGCGTGGGCGACTTCACCAAGATCCCGAACGGCACCGGCGGCCTGGAAGACCGTCTGCCGGTGCTCTGGACCCGGGGGGTGAATACCGGCCGGCTGACCATGAACGAGTTCGTGGCCGTCACCTCCACCAACATCGCCAAGATCCTGAACATGTACCCGCGCAAAGGCGCGATCCGCGAGGGCTCCGACGCGGATATCGTGGTGTGGGACCCGAAGCGCTCGAAGACGATCTCAGCCGGCAACCAGCAGTCGGTCATCGACTACAACGTGTTCGAGGGGATCGAGGTCACCGGCCTGCCGCGCTTCACCCTGACCCGCGGCGAGGTGGCCATCGTCGAGAGCGAGGTGAAGGCGAAGCCGGGCCACGGCGAGTTCGTGAAGCGGCCGGCCAACCCGGCCCCGAACCGGGCGCTGTCGACCTGGAAGGAGATCACCGCGCCGCGCAAGGTGATCCGCGACCCGGCCAAGATGCCGGCCGGCGTCTGA
- a CDS encoding ABC transporter ATP-binding protein, with the protein MRAEHLDLTFQTGDGPVQALSDVSLTIDKGDFVSFIGPSGCGKTTLLRVIADLEQPTGGYISVNGVSPEQARLNRAYGYVFQAAGLYPWRTIARNVALPLEIMGYSKAEQRERIARTLELVNLTGFENKFPWQLSGGMQQRASIARALSFDADILLMDEPFGALDEIVRDHLNEQLLQLWARTTKTIAFVTHSIPEAVYLSTKIVVMSPRPGRVTDVIESTLPRERPLDIRETPEFLEIAHRVREGLRAGHSYEDAE; encoded by the coding sequence ATCCGGGCCGAGCATCTGGACCTGACGTTCCAGACCGGCGACGGACCGGTTCAGGCGCTGAGCGATGTGTCGCTGACCATCGACAAGGGCGATTTCGTCTCGTTCATCGGCCCCTCCGGCTGCGGCAAGACCACCCTGCTGCGGGTGATCGCCGACCTGGAGCAGCCGACCGGCGGCTACATTTCGGTCAACGGCGTCTCGCCGGAGCAGGCGCGGCTGAACCGGGCCTACGGCTATGTGTTCCAGGCGGCCGGTCTGTATCCCTGGCGCACCATCGCCCGCAACGTGGCGCTGCCGCTGGAGATCATGGGCTATTCCAAGGCCGAGCAGCGCGAGCGCATCGCCCGGACCCTGGAGCTGGTCAACCTGACCGGCTTCGAGAACAAGTTCCCCTGGCAGCTTTCCGGCGGCATGCAGCAGCGCGCCTCCATCGCCCGGGCGCTGTCCTTCGACGCCGACATCCTGCTGATGGACGAGCCGTTCGGGGCGCTGGACGAGATCGTGCGCGACCACCTGAACGAGCAGCTCCTGCAGCTCTGGGCGCGGACCACCAAGACCATCGCCTTCGTCACCCACTCGATCCCCGAGGCGGTCTACCTCTCCACCAAGATCGTCGTCATGTCGCCTCGGCCGGGCCGGGTCACCGACGTGATCGAGAGCACCCTGCCGCGCGAGCGCCCGCTCGACATCCGCGAGACACCCGAGTTTCTGGAAATCGCCCACCGGGTGCGCGAAGGGCTGCGGGCCGGTCATTCCTACGAGGACGCGGAATGA
- a CDS encoding ABC transporter permease: protein MTAGGGKTFPILVVVAAIVCIWYAATIWLNTPWQLGVYEREGRDWAAADLVVDTMAQERPVLPSPHQVAVEIWQTTAEKKVTSKRSLVYHAWITLSATLAGFAMGTVLGVVLAVAIVHNRATDRSVMPWVIASQTIPILAIAPMIIVVLNAVGLSGLLPKALISTYLSFFPIVVGMVKGLRAPEAIQLDLMRTYSASTSQVFWKLRWPHSMPYLFASMKVAVAISLVGAIVGELPTGAVAGLGARLLAGSYYGQTVQIWSALIVAAVLAAMLVAIVGLAGSYVSRRMGVRP from the coding sequence ATGACGGCGGGGGGCGGCAAGACCTTTCCCATTCTGGTCGTCGTCGCGGCGATCGTCTGCATCTGGTACGCCGCGACAATCTGGCTGAACACGCCGTGGCAGTTGGGCGTCTACGAACGCGAGGGGCGGGACTGGGCCGCCGCCGATCTGGTCGTCGACACCATGGCGCAGGAGCGCCCGGTCCTGCCGTCGCCGCATCAGGTGGCGGTGGAGATCTGGCAGACCACGGCGGAGAAGAAGGTCACCTCCAAGCGCAGTCTTGTCTACCACGCCTGGATCACGCTCTCGGCGACCCTGGCCGGCTTCGCGATGGGCACGGTGCTGGGCGTCGTGCTGGCCGTCGCCATCGTCCACAACCGGGCGACCGACCGTTCCGTCATGCCCTGGGTGATCGCCAGCCAGACCATCCCGATCCTGGCGATCGCGCCGATGATCATCGTGGTGCTGAATGCGGTCGGCCTGTCCGGCTTGCTGCCCAAGGCGCTGATCTCCACCTATCTCAGCTTCTTCCCTATCGTCGTCGGCATGGTGAAGGGGCTGCGCGCGCCGGAGGCGATCCAGCTCGACCTGATGCGCACCTACAGCGCCTCCACCTCCCAGGTGTTCTGGAAACTGCGCTGGCCGCATTCCATGCCCTATCTCTTCGCCTCCATGAAGGTGGCCGTGGCCATCAGCCTGGTCGGCGCCATCGTCGGCGAGCTGCCGACCGGAGCCGTCGCCGGGCTCGGCGCGCGGCTGCTGGCGGGCTCGTATTACGGCCAGACGGTGCAGATCTGGTCGGCGCTGATCGTCGCTGCCGTCCTGGCGGCGATGCTGGTCGCCATCGTCGGGCTCGCCGGGAGCTACGTGTCCCGGCGCATGGGGGTGCGGCCATGA
- a CDS encoding ABC transporter permease produces the protein MTRLQSGLAAAIGLLGLLGLVLPLSAQTGLTDTPFLTIFALLCVVSLVRFRFPLPVLVDGCLTLAAGIALLMALTVIDRGGAGYWCLAVAGWLSAWLFVERLTASGRGGRWTALAVPVLFGVTLLVLWEVITRGLNVPMVLLPPPSAIGARFAASIPILWADFQQTFLKAVLIGYALGCGSAFLVAIAIDRSPFLQRGLLPVGNLISALPIIGIAPIMVMWFGFDWPSKAAVVIVMTFFPMLVNTVAGLAEAGRMERDLMRTYAAGYWQTLVKLRLPAAAPFIFNALKINSTLALIGAIVAEFFGTPIVGMGFRISTEVGRMNVDMVWAEIAVAAVAGSAFFGAVALVERAVTFWHPSNRA, from the coding sequence ATGACCCGGCTGCAGAGCGGCCTCGCGGCGGCCATCGGGCTGCTGGGCCTGCTCGGGCTGGTGCTGCCGCTGTCGGCGCAGACGGGGCTGACCGACACGCCGTTTCTCACCATCTTCGCGCTGCTCTGCGTGGTGAGCCTCGTGCGGTTCCGTTTTCCGCTGCCGGTTCTTGTGGACGGCTGCCTGACCCTGGCCGCCGGGATCGCGCTGCTCATGGCCCTCACGGTGATCGATCGGGGAGGTGCCGGATACTGGTGCCTCGCCGTGGCCGGTTGGCTCTCTGCCTGGCTGTTCGTGGAGCGGCTGACCGCTTCGGGGCGGGGAGGGCGTTGGACCGCACTCGCCGTGCCGGTGCTGTTCGGCGTCACCCTGCTGGTGCTGTGGGAGGTGATCACCCGGGGGCTGAATGTGCCCATGGTCCTGCTGCCGCCGCCCTCGGCCATCGGCGCCCGCTTCGCCGCGTCGATCCCGATCCTGTGGGCCGACTTCCAGCAGACCTTCCTGAAGGCCGTGCTGATCGGCTACGCGCTCGGCTGCGGCTCGGCCTTCCTCGTCGCCATCGCCATCGACCGCTCGCCCTTCCTGCAGCGCGGCTTGCTGCCGGTCGGAAACCTGATCTCGGCCCTGCCGATCATCGGCATCGCTCCGATCATGGTCATGTGGTTCGGCTTCGACTGGCCGTCCAAGGCGGCGGTGGTCATCGTCATGACCTTCTTCCCGATGCTGGTGAACACGGTCGCCGGCCTTGCCGAGGCCGGGCGGATGGAGCGCGATCTGATGCGCACCTACGCGGCCGGCTATTGGCAGACCCTGGTGAAGCTGCGGCTGCCGGCGGCGGCGCCCTTCATCTTCAACGCGCTGAAGATCAACTCCACCCTGGCGCTGATCGGTGCCATCGTGGCGGAGTTCTTCGGCACCCCCATCGTCGGGATGGGGTTCCGCATTTCCACCGAAGTCGGCCGCATGAATGTCGACATGGTGTGGGCTGAGATCGCGGTGGCCGCAGTGGCCGGCTCCGCGTTTTTCGGTGCCGTCGCGCTCGTGGAGCGGGCCGTCACCTTCTGGCATCCGTCGAACCGGGCCTGA